The Leptospirales bacterium sequence ACGATCAGCGACTGAACTATCGTGAGATGGAGGACGCCTCTGTGGTATCCTCCTATCGAAACACGGGTTGCGGCGACGGCTACCGTCTCTACCTGAAGATCGACGGCCAGGGTCCAGCGGCGCGCGTCGTGGACGCCAGCTACACCACCACGGGCTGCGGCTTTGGGTTGGCGGCGCTGGCTATGGCTACCGATTGGGTTCGCGGACGCACCATCGCCGAGGCGGAAAGGATCTCGCCGGCGGATATTGAAGCGCTTTTCGAATTTCCGGAGCGTCGCAAGAACTATCCGCAATCGGCCTGCGAGGCCCTGCAAAAGGCGGCTGCGGATTTTCTGAACGGGACCGGCATTCGGCCCGAGGACCGCGTCAGCAAGGCCAGCGCACTGGCGCTGCTGGCAGAGCAGGGGCACCTGCGCGGCGCAAAGTTGAATCAGGTCATCCTGGAAGGCGAAGACCTTTCTGGAGTGGATTTCTCGGGCGCCGATTTGAGTCACGCCTATCTGCTGGGCTGCAAGTTTGACGGCGCCAATCTGAGCGGCGTCCGACTGCGCGGCGCCTTTCTCAACGGCTCCAGCCTGCGCGGCGCGGACCTGCGCAATTCCGATCTGCGCTGGGCCAAGCTGAGCGGCGCCGATCTGGAGGGCGCTCAGTTTGAAGGGGCGCAGTACGATGTTGGAACGCGCCTTGATCCGCGCCATACGGCGCTGTTTGCGGGCATGGTTCAATCCGGGAAAGAGGCCTATGTAGAAAAGGCCGCGTCAAAGGCAGGATCGTGAAGCTGGCGCCCGGTGATCGCAAGAAATTGATGCGCAAGACCTTTCTGCACAATGGCATTTTTGTGTTTCAGGGTCAGCAGGTCGTAGTACAGGAAACGCGCCCGGATGGCGTGGTGGTTGAGTACATGGACCGCGAAGGGCATCCGCACCTGCTGGAAGGCGTGGACAGCGGCGAACTTGTCGATTGATCTTGCCTGAAATTCTGAATTGACCCGGACATCACAGACCGGCGAGCCTGGGTCTGGCTCTGGAAATGCTGCAGCTCTTGAAACAAGATGGAGACCGCCTCTCCATGCGCCTGCTGGCCGACCTGAAAATGGAGAACGCGCCGGATTTTTTTGAGACTTTTCAGGCCTCCATCCGCGACAGCCACCAGACGGTACTGGTCGATTTCAGCCGTATTCGCTTCGTAGATAGCTCGGGCGTCGGCATCCTGCTGAAGTGCGCCCATGCGCAGCGCGAGCGTGAAGGAATCTTTCTGGTCTACGGTCTGAGTCGTTCGCTGCATTCCGTATTCAAGCTGGCCGGCCTGTTCAAAATCTTTCAGCCGATCGACGGCGCCGAGGCTCTGCAACGATTTCCAGAACTTGCAGTCTGAAAGCAGGGCCTCTGGCTCTCAAGAATGAGCCACAGCCTGGCCGACGCTGATGGGGAATATGTTCGTCCGCTTTGCACCTGGCGCCGTCCGCAGTTTGGTTCTGGCCATCCTGCCCTTCGTCCTGCTTGCAGGAAGCGGCTGCGCCCCCTTCAGCTCCCGCGAAGCGCTGGTCTATCGCAAGAACTTTGCTTCCTACCGGCTATTTGAAGAAGACTATCCAGATACAGATTTGCAGTCAAAGATCGGCCCCACCCAGGCGCTGCCGCCGATCGACGCCGCCCAACTTCATGCACTGCTGAGCGGACTGCGCTATCGCCGGCAGCTGGCGTGGAGCGTCGCCGAAGGACCGATTTTCCAGGATCGCGAGCTGGAATACCTGAGCCCCTATTTGCTGGAATCGTTACAGCTTCTGCCGGCCGGTTATCGTTTGCTTTTCACTTCGCGCTACGATGCCGATCGCTCCGTGTCTTCCCGCGAGTACCGGACTACGGCAATGCTGTGGCAGGATCAAAGCGGACTCAACTTGATCTTTGGCGAAATCCATGAGGCAATTCCAGGCGGCCAATCTCTGAACTCCGCGGAGTGGACGGATGTATCGCCGATCAGCTTCCATCGCGCCTTTCCCGATCTGGAGATATTGAGCGCCAGCTCCTTCCAGTTCAAGAGCGTTGATGGGCGCAACCATCGCACCTGGCTGGTATTTGGCGCGCCGTCGCTTGCGCCTGCGGAATCGTCATCCGCTGCCGAGCCTGGCGCCGCTGCAACGCAGAGCCCCGCCGATCCGCAGCAGACGCCGACCTCGGCCGCGCCGGCCTCAGGCAGCGAGCCAGAGAGCTATGTTCCGGCGCCTGCGGCGCCGCAGCGCAGCGCTGCCGATCGCCTGCGCGAACTCAATCGTTCCCTGGAGGACGGACTGATTTCGCCCTCCGAATACGAAG is a genomic window containing:
- a CDS encoding pentapeptide repeat-containing protein → MDFERFKNINDQRLNYREMEDASVVSSYRNTGCGDGYRLYLKIDGQGPAARVVDASYTTTGCGFGLAALAMATDWVRGRTIAEAERISPADIEALFEFPERRKNYPQSACEALQKAAADFLNGTGIRPEDRVSKASALALLAEQGHLRGAKLNQVILEGEDLSGVDFSGADLSHAYLLGCKFDGANLSGVRLRGAFLNGSSLRGADLRNSDLRWAKLSGADLEGAQFEGAQYDVGTRLDPRHTALFAGMVQSGKEAYVEKAASKAGS
- a CDS encoding STAS domain-containing protein, which codes for MLQLLKQDGDRLSMRLLADLKMENAPDFFETFQASIRDSHQTVLVDFSRIRFVDSSGVGILLKCAHAQREREGIFLVYGLSRSLHSVFKLAGLFKIFQPIDGAEALQRFPELAV